Genomic DNA from Pseudomonas helmanticensis:
CATCACGTTCAGCCGCGAACCACTCGGGTTGTAGTTGCCGCCGGCGCGTTTGTGGGCGAAGTCGAGCAGGCGTTTCTTGAAAAAAATCGCCAGCGCCGTGGCGAACAGGACAAAACCCAATGCCTGTTTGATGATGGCGTTCATCGCGTCCGGCGCGGTGTGCAGAGAGCTGAGGAACCACAAGGTCAGCGCCACCGCCGGCACGCTGCCGAGGGTCAGCCAGCCGGTGATGGCCCAATCGATGTTCTTGTTCTTGCGGTGAACGAGGACGCCACTGGATTTGGTAATGGCGGCGTACAACAGGTCAGTGCCGACCGCCGTTGCCGGGTTGATGCCGAACCACAACAGGATCGGCGTCATCAACGAACCACCGCCGACACCGGTCATGCCGACAATAAAACCCACCACCAGCCCGGCAATCACCAGGCCGAAATTTGCCAATTCCATTAAACCGTCCAGAAAAACGACAGGAAAAATCTGGCCCGCAGCATAGCGATTTTTCTTATAACCACATATATCGATGCGGTCTATCGTTATACCCGAATACCCATCCCACCCCTGTAGGAGCTGCCGCAGGCTGCGATCTTTTGATCCGGATTTTAAAAAACAAGATCAAAAGATCGCAGCCTGCGGCAGCTCCTACAGGGGGAGGTGGGTCAATGCAGTCTGCGGCCCGGTTTGAAGCTGTGGGTTTTGTTGAGCCACACCGTGGCCAGCGCGATGAGTGAGAGAATCAGCAGCGCCCACGGAAACGACATCGCTCCCGCCCGATCCAGCAATACGCCACCAAACAATCCGCCACCGGCAATCGCAACGTTCCAGGAAGTGGTGAGCATCGCCTGCACCACGTCGACGTGATCACCTGCCGAGTCTGCTGCCGAGGTCAGCAACAGGGTTGCCGAGCCGCCAAACGACAAGCCCCACACGGCCATGCAGGCGTAGATGATCCCTGCCGACGGGACGGCGAGCGCCAATACCAGTGCCGTCAGCGCAAACACCGCGAGGCTGATCAGCGTCAGCCAGCGCAACCAGCGATCCACCAGCATGCCAATGATCCAGATCCCCACCAGCGAACACAGGCCGAACACCAGCAGCACCAGGTCAACGCGCTCGGCCAGTCCGGCCTGCATCAGAAATGGCGCGATGTAGGTGTAGAGAATGTTGTGCCCAAGCATCCACGTCAGCACCACGAACAGCACCGGCCGCACGCCCGGCAGGCGCAAGGATTCGAGCAAGGGCAGGCGTTCGTCGCTGGCCTGCCCCGGACGATCCGGCACGGCGATGACGATCCACGCGGCCAGCACCAGTGCCAGCGCCGACATGATCCCGAACGACGCACGCCAGCCGATCAGATTACCCAGCCAGGTTCCCGCCGGCGTCCCCAGCGACAACGCCACCGGCGTGCCGAGCATGGCAATCGCCAGCGCTCGCCCCTGTTGATGCACCGGCACGATCCCGCGCGCATAGCCGGCCATGATCCCCCACGACAGCCCCGCCGCCATCCCGGCAAGAAAGCGCGAGGCCAGCGTCAAGCCGTAGTGGCTGGAGAACGTGGTGATGGTGTTGAAAACCAGAAAACCACCGACCGTCATCAACAGCACCCGTCGCCGTGGCCAGCCGCGCGTGGCCACGGTCAGCGGAATCGCCGCGACAATCGAACCCAGCGCATACAGGGTGACCAGTTGCCCGGCAAGCACTTCGCTGACGTTGAGCCCGGCGCCGATTTGCGGCAGCAGCCCGGCTGGCAGGGTTTCGGTGAGGATGGCGATGAACCCGGTCATGGCGAACGCCAGCAACGCGGCGTAAGGCAGTTTGTCCGCACGAACAGTGCGATCAACGCGAGTGAAATCAGCGCTTGCGGGGTCGGTCATGACGGGTGCGGCTCCTTTTGGATCTAGTTTCACAAAGAATTGTATACAAAATTACCAACCACAACTCTAACCTGTAGGAGCTGCCGCAGGCTGCGATCTTTTGACGTTGATCGTAAAAAAGATCAAAAGATCGCAGCCTTCGGCAGCTCCTACACGGGCAGGTATTTACAGCCATCGTGGCGGTTACTGGACGGGCAGGAAATTCAGGAATAGCAGGCTCTGCGCGTAATTCAGGCCGATGCGCCGGTAGCGCTCATCGAGCATTTGCGTCAGCAGATCCAGGCGCGCGACGATTTTGCCGAATTCGGTGGCAAAACTGAGGTTGCTGCCCTCCTCCGAAATCTCATTGGAAAACAGCAGCGGCTGACCTTCCTTGTTCTGCCGCTGCGACAGAATCCACGTGGCTTTTTCGATGTTGCGCGCCGCGTTATGGACGAAGGTCGGGTTGATCGCATCGGTCATGTAGAACTCGACGCGATTGCCGTGGGCAGTGACCAGCATGCTGCCGATCGCATAGATGAACGCGCCGACGCGGTCACCGAGAAACTCCGGGCTCATTGCGTAACTGAGCGCCGCGAGATCTTTGCGCCCGCCCAGCACCGGCAACGGCTGTTGCTGCTCGATGGCCAGCCGCACCTGTTTCACGGCGGCATGAATATTGAGGAAACCCGACTTGCGCAGCTCATCCGGATTGCGCAGGTAGAGCTTGCCCATCAACCGATAAAGGCTGCTGAGGTTGTCGCGCATCGCCAGGGTGGCCATGCGATCGACGCTGGTCTGCAGGAATTCCTGCGGCTGACCTTCACGAATCTGGTTGAAGAAACCGTTGCCGTCCTGATGGCTGCAACCGCTGAACAACAGCGACGACAAGCAGGCGAGCAACAGGCACGGGCGACGGAAAAAATCGGCGATCAGGGCAAAAGCTCTCGGCATGAATTCTCGAACAGGCACATTCCTGTGCGGCGGGAGTCACCGCATCCTGGCCATGGATAGAGCCGCCGATCGTGAAAAAGTGCAGTGGTGCGCGTCACCAGCCGACCTCCGGCGCTTTCTCTGAAAGCAATTAGTCCGTCTTTATTGTTGAAATAAACGATTAATCAACTATAAATCTTCACTGAAAACGCAAATAGCATGACTAGTTGCCCTGTAGGAGCTGCCGAAGGCTGCGATCTTTTGACTTTGATTTTTAAAGCCAGATCAAAAGATCGCAGCCTTCGGCAGCTCCTACACAGGGGTCAGCGGTAATTTGAAAACAACAACAAAAAGGAAGGTCAACCATGCTTCAATCCCGTCACCTGCTCTCCGGCCTCGGACTGTCCCTGATGATCGCCACCCTCTCCGCCAACGCCGCCGGCCTGACCGCCGAACACAAAGCCTTCGGCAAAACCAATGACGGCACGCCCGTCGAGCAATACATCCTGCGCAACAGCCACGGTATGCAGGCCACCGTCATTACCTACGGCGCAACCCTGCAATCGCTGAAAGTGGCCGACAAGCACGGCAAGTTCGATGACGTCGTCCTCGGTTTCGACGATGTCCAGGGCTATCAGAAAGGTACCGCGTATTTCGGCGCGACCATTGGCCGTTTCGGCAATCGCCTCGCCGACGGCGCGTTCGAACTCGACGGCAAGCGCTATCAAGTGCCACAGAATGACAAATCCAACGCCTTGCATGGCGGCACCCTGGGCTTCGACAAGAAGGTCTGGAAAGCCGAAGAAACCAAGGACAAGGATTCGGTCGGCGTGACCCTGACTTATCTGTCGGCGGACAGTGAAATGGGCTTCCCCGGCAATCTCACCACCGAAGTCACCTATCGCCTCACCGACAACAACGAGTTGCGCATCGATTACAAGGCCAGCACCGACAAACCGACGGTGCTCAACCTGACCAACCACAGCTACTTCAACCTCGCCGGCGCCGGCAATGGCGATATCCTCAAACAGGTCGCCACCCTGCACGCCAGCCATTACACCCCCGTCACCGCCAAGTTGATCCCGACCGGCGAACTGGCGCCAGTGGCCGGCACGCCAATGGATTTCAGCAAACCGACGGCGATTGGTACGCACATCAAGGCTGATCATCCACAACTGAAATTTGCCGAGCCGAAACAGGGTGGCTTCGACTTCAACTGGGCGCTGGACACCAAGGGTGATCTCAGCAAAGTGGCTACTGAGGTCAGTGATCCGCAGTCGGGACGCCATCTGCAGTTGTTCACCACAGAACCGGGCGTGCAGTTCTATACCAGCAACTTCCTCGACGGCACGGTCAAGGGCAAGGGCGGCAAGGTCTATCCGCACTGGGGCGCGTTTACCCTGGAGACCCAGCACTATCCGGACTCGCCGAATCAGCCGAACTTCCCGAGTACGCGCCTGGATCCGGGGCAGACTTACAGCCACAGCGTGGTGTTGAAGTTTTCTGCCAAGTAAAACAGCGCAGATCAAAAGATCGCAGCGTGCCGCAGCTCCTACAGGCGAACGAACAACTGTAGGAGCTGCGGCACGCTGCGATCTTTTTTGCTTTTTGAACCCCTGAGCTATCCTGCTGCCCACTAAAAGGTATCGACACATTCAGCAAGGAGGTTTGCATGCGTACCCTCGAATTGGCCGGCGTGCAGGTGCCGGTGATTGGCCAGGGCACCTGGCGCATGGGCGAAGATCGCTCGGCGCACAAGCGTGAAGTCGCGGCGCTGCGTACCGGTATCGAACTGGGCATGAGCCTGATCGACAGCGCCGAAATGTATGCCGAGGGCGGTGCCGAGAGCGTGGTTGGCGAAGCCATCGCCGGTATTCGCGACCAGGTGTTTCTGGTCAGCAAGGTCTACCCGCACAACGCCAGCCGCAAAGGCATCCCGCAAGCCTGCGAGCGCAGCCTGCGCCGGCTCGACACCGATTACATCGACCTCTATCTGCTGCACTGGCGCGGCCAGTATCCCTTGGAAGAAACCGTCGAAGCCTTCGAACGCCTGCGCGAGGAGGGCAAAATCGGCCGCTGGGGCGTGTCGAATTTCGATGTCGATGACCTCGAAGAACTGTCCAGTTCGGCCTGCGCGACCAATCAGGTGCTGTACAACCTCGAAGAGCGCGGCATCGAATTCGATCTGCTGCCGTGGTGCCAACGGCAACAGATGCCACTGATGGCTTACTGTCCGATCGGCCAGGGCGGCGCGATGCTGGCTGAACCTGTGCTGAATCAAATTGCCGCTCGTCACGGTGTGACCCCCGCGCAGGTTTCGCTGGCGTGGATTCTGCGTCAGGATGGTGTGATTGCGATTCCCAAGGCTGTGCGACCCGAACACGTGCAACTCAATGCACAAGCGGCGCAGCTGCAACTGGAAGCCGGGGATCTGGCGGCGCTGGACCAGGCGTTTCAAGCGCCACAACGCAAGCAGCGGCTGGCCATGGTCTGAGCCGCTGCCGACTGGCGGGCTTTGCGATGAGAAGCACTGATCAGTACGACCCGTTCAACCTGCAACGTTTTGTCCAGGCCCAGGACCCGGTGTTCGAACGCGTGCAACGCGAGCTCGACGAAGGGCGCAAGCGCAGCCACTGGATGTGGTTTGTCTTTCCGCAACTCGCCGGGCTTGGCGGCAGTGAAATGTCCCGGCGCTTCGCCATCGGTTCCGCCGAGGAAGCCCGGGCCTATCTCGCCCATGAACTGCTCGGTGCGCGGCTGCGGACTTGCACGCAGTTAGTGCTGAAGGTGCGACAGCGCTCGATTGCGGAGATTTTCGGCCATCCCGATGACCTGAAATTTCATTCCTCGATGACCCTGTTCGCCCAGTTTGACGCTGAAGACAGCGTGTTCAGTCAGGCACTCGAGCGCTACTTTCACGGCATCCTCGATGAGTGGACGTTGCAGTTGCTCGACTCAAAACAGGCCCAGTTGCCCACCGATCAGGGTTGAGAAGTCGTCGTCGACAAACGGCAGAATCGCGTCCGCCACCGGTTGCAACTGCCGACTGATGTAGTGGTCGTAGTCGATGCCGGCGCGGCGCACTTCCAGCGGCTCCGGACCGGCCAGGGTGATGACGTAACTGATCCAGCCACCGTTCTGGTATTGCCGCGGACGGCCCTGCTGCGCGTTGTAATCGTCGGCCAGGCGCGCCGCACGCACGTGCGGCGGCACATTGCGCTCGTAATCGTCGAGGGTGCGGCGCAGTCGTTTGCGGTAGACCAGTCGATCGTCGAACTCGCCGGCGAGGGTTTTGCGCACGTAGTCGCGCACATACTCCTGATATGGCTTGCGCTGGAAGATCCGCTCGTAAAGTTCCTGCTGAAATTGCCGGGCCAGCGGCGACCAGTCGGTGCGCACGGTTTCGAGGCCTTTGTAGACCATTTCATCGCTACCGTCGGCGCGGGTGACAAGGCCGGCGTAGCGCTTCTTGCTGCCCTCCTCCGCACCGCGAATGGTCGGCATCAGGAAGCGTTTGTAGTGAATTTCAAACTGCAGTTCGAGGGCGCTCTCCAGGCCGTATTCCTCGCGCACATGCGCGCGCCACCAATCGTTGACGTGCTGGACCAGCGCATGGCCGATCTGCGCCGCCTCTTCCTGCCCGTGCGCGCGGCGCAGCCAGACGAAAGTCGAGTCGGTATCGCCATAGATCACCGCGTGGCCCTGCTCTTCGATCAGTTTGCGCGTGCGCAGCATGATTTCGTGGCCGCGCAGGGTGATCGATGAGGCCAGCCGCGTATCGAAGAAGCGGCAGCCACTGGAACCGAGTACGCCGTAGAAAGCGTTCATGATGATCTTCAGCGCTTGCGACAGCGGCGCGTTGTGTTCGCGCTTGGCGGTCTCGCGGCCCTCGGCAACCCGCGAAACGATCGACGGCAGGCAATGGCGAGTGCGCGAGAACCTTGCGCCACGAAAGCCCGGCACCGAGTCGGCGTCATCGGGATGCTGCAAGCCTTCGATCAGCCCGACCGGGTCGATCAAAAAGGTGCGGATGATCGACGGATACAGGCTCTTGTAGTCGAGCACCAGTACCGACTCGTACAGCCCCGGTTGCGAGTCCATGACAAAACCGCCAGGGCTGGCCTGCGGCGGATTGGTCCCGAGGTTCGGTGCAACGAAGCCCTGACGATGCATCAAGGGCATGTACAAATGGGTGAACGCCGCGACTGAACCCCCGCTGCGATCGGACGGCAATCCGGTGACACTGGCGCGTTCCAGCAAAAACGTCAGCAGTTCGGTCTTGGCGAAAATCCGCGTGACCAGTTCGCAGTCCTTGAGGTTGTACTTGGCCAGCGCCGGTTTGTCCTCGGCGAACATGCGGTTGATTTCGTCCATGCGCTGGTACGGGTTGTCGATCGACTTGCCTTCGCCAAGCAAGGTCTGCGCGACGTTTTCCAGACTGAACGAGGGAAAACTCCAGGTTGCCGAACGCAACGACTCGATGCCGTCGATGATCAGCCGCCCCGCCGCCGAGGCGAAATAGTGATTGCGGCTACCGTGTTCGCGCCATTGCATTTCTTCACCGCCACGGCCGATTTTCAGCGGTACGCCGAGGCGCCGGGCGTGTTCGTGGAGGATGCGCAGGTCGAACTGCACGACGTTCCAGCCGATGATCGCGTCGGGATCATGCTGCGCGAACCAGTCGTTGAGTTTCTTCAGGATGACGGTGCGCGAGTCGCAGTACTCGAGGTCGAAATCGACAATGCTGGCGTCGCCGTTCGGCGCGCCGAGCATGTACACCTGACGCTCGCCGCAACCTTCGAGGGCGATGGAATACAACTCGCCGGTTTCGGTGGTTTCGATGTCGAGCGAGACCAGGCGCAGTTTCGGTCGGTAATCGGGTGCAGGTTTGAGGTGAGCGTTGCGCAGGACGCCGTCGGCATCGGCGGTGCCGCTGAAGTACACCGGCGCGGTGATGAAACGCTCCATCAGGTAGCGTTCCGGCGGGCGCACGTCGGCTTCATAGACGTCGACGCCAACGCGGTTGAGCGCGGTTTCCAGGCGCATCAACTGGCCGTGCTGCTGGCAATACAAGCCGAGTACCGGACGATGTTCGAAATCCTGCAGGGCCAGCGGGCGCAGTTCGACGTTTTTTTCATCGTGCAGCAGACGTTCGGCCACGGCGCGCTGTTCGGCAGGGATAAACGCCACCGACGGTTGATGCGGCAAGCGCACACGGCGCGGCCCGGCGTCGGTCGCCAGCCAGAACTCGACTTCGGTGCCGGCCGGCGTATCGCGCCAATGCCGGGTCAGGACGAAGCCCTGCGGTAAATCCACCACTGCAACCTCGGGTATTGAAACAGAACGGCATTCTACGCTGCCCTTCCAGCGCCCGCGTTTTCAGTTTGGAATACTTTGTAGTAGCGATTTATCTGTGGTGAGTGGATTTATCTGTGATGAGGGGATTTATCTGTAATGAGAGGGTTTATCTGGGATGAGGGGGTTTATCTGGGATGAGGGGATTTATCTGTGGCGAGGGGATTCATCTTTCATCGGGTGATGGGCATTTTGTTTGGAAATGACGTTTTTTGCGTGTTATCTGCCGCTTTGCCACCTTGCCCTGCGCGCTTGCGTCTACGATGCTTGGATAACAACGACAACACCTGAGTAACCGCCATGAAGACCGTCGCCCAACTGCTCAAGCTCAAAGATCAGAAAAATCAGGAAGTGCACCAGATCAAGCCTGATCACATGGTGCTCGAAGCGCTGATGAAGATGGCCGAGAAAAACGTCGGTGCCTTGCTGGTGGTCGAAGACGATAAAGTGGTCGGCATCATCAGCGAGCGCGACTACGCACGCAAACTGGTGCTGCATGGTCGCTCATCCGTGGGCACTCCGGTGCGCGACATCATGGTGGCGAACGTGATCACCGTCGACACCCATCAAACCGTCGACACCTGCCTGGGCATCATGTCCGACAAACGCCTGCGGCACTTGCCGGTAGTAGAGGACGGCAAGCTGATCGGCCTGCTGTCGATCGGCGACCTGGTCAAGGAAGCGATTGCCGAGCAGGCCGAGCTGATCAAACAGCTGGAGCAGTACATCCGCGGGGAATAACCCTTCTTTACCGAGATCGTTCCCACGCTCTGCGTGGGAATGCCTCTTGTGACGCTCTGCGTCGTTCAGGACGGCCAATGCCGGGCGAACACCGGCGCCAGCACCGGATGCCGGTCAATCCTCTGCAACCACGCATAAAACCCCGGCCGTGTCTGACGCAAATGCTCGCGGCTACCCGCCCAGCGCGTCACCACTGCCGCCAACACATCCAGCGCCCCCGGTGTTTCGTCATCCAGGTACAACTCGGCGGAAAACTGGTCGGCAAACACCTCCCAACTCCAGTGCAAACGCTCCCGCGCGCCGGCCATCAGGTTCTGCCGCGAGGCTTCGTCAGGCATCAGCAGCCAGCGCTCGGGGTAATCGACAACACCGATAGCGGCGTAGCAATTGCTGACGATGTAGACCATGCCGCGAATCGCCTGATCGCGATCGGCAGCATCGGACGGCAGCAAACCGGATGCCGGAAACGCCAGGCCCAGATGAATCAGAATCGCCGCGCTCTCGGTAATCGCACTGCCGTCGGGCAATTGCAGGGTCGGGATCTGTTTCAGCGGGTTGAGTGTGGCCAAGTCTTCAGCGGCTTCCGCGCTGGCCTCGATATCGATGAAGCGGTAAGCGATCTGGCACAACTCCAGCGCCGCTTCGATGGCGGCCGCGCCTGAATTGCGATGTCCGTAGAGCTGATACATATCTCCCCCTCCTGTTGGTGACTCATCCCCTGTGACGAGGGAGCTTGCTCGCGCTTGGCTGCACAGCCGTCATAAAATCAGACACGGCGGTGTATCAGTTGTAGTGCATTTGCACGGATCAGGTCTGCTTCGCAGCCCAGCGGGAGCTAGCTCCCTCGCCACAAGAGCAAGTTTGTCAGCAGTTGTATCGGTTTTGGCACGATTTTCCCATGCACTCGCGACTTGCGAATTCAATCTTCGCAAAACAGCGCTCAGGGTGCCTATCCCGCACCAAGAGCAATCATCGAACGCTATCCGCGTTCTTGTAAGGTGCGATGCCGAACCAAAAGTTCGTGTGTCCGAGCTGGCAACAAGGAGTTCACCGCGTGAATCTTCAATCGTTCTGCCGCATCACTGCCTTTGCATCCCTTTACGCCAATAGCCGAGTTCACCTGAACAGCACCGGCCACCAGCGCGCTTACTGTATTACCTGAATCCAACGAACAACCACTGTGCTTGGCGATGAGTTATTCGCCGAACGCACAGTGTTATTTATTTTTTAAATACAATGCTGAATTACATTGCGCGAGCCATGTATTAACCAGCACTCAGCCGGATTGTCAGACAATAACTTCGGCTGATTTATATTTGCACCAAAAACGCACCGACGACTGTAACTAAGCAAACATCCAACTATTGATTTCATTCAAACAAGAACAAGGAACAGTGCCTGTGGCCCGCTAAAACATTGACCCGCACCAAATCAGTCCGCCATGCACCAGCAAGTGCCCGCACTGACAAGAGAGCAGCCGCTCTATCTCGCTGATCAGCCTGATATTGCGCCCGGCCTGACTCGCCCATGAAAAAGCCCCTGAGCAAGGGGCAACGGGATTGTATGCGCCGAAGATAAACAGCCCAGCCAACAAAACTTATATAAATGCGACATGGGTAACATCAATGAAATAATCCACCTGCATTCCAGCAACATTTGGCACAGCGGTTGCTAAATACAAACCGAACACCCCCTGTAGGAGCTGCCGCAGGCTGCGATCTGTTGATCTTGATATTGATCTTTAAAAACAGATCAAAAGATCGCAGCCTGCGGCAGCTCCTACATATAGAACAACACCAGGGAATGGGTAATGAAAAGACGAAGTCGATGGCGCTAAGCCAGTAAGTTTGCACGAGCCTTGTTAACCGGATAGTTCAACTATCGGCTTCTGCACACCTTGAAGAAAGTTGCACCCACCCACTCGAACATCCCCCACATGTTCGGACGGCACCTTATTGCCCTTCATCAACCCGAGGGAGCTTTAATGAACGATGCGGTAAAGCACAGAACCCTGCCGGGGCCGTTGCGGGAAGCGCCAATCCCGCCGCCCCCGGGCAGGCCGGCGTTTACAGCCAATACCTCGCAACCCGGTGGTTTGAATAAACATCAGATGGTGTTGTTGGTGGCTGTGTCGGCGCTGATACATGGCGGCGCCTGGTGGTTTCTCCAGCAATCGCGAACCGAGCCACTGCCGACGCCGCCGCAGATTCCGGAAATGACCGTCGAGCTGACCAGCCCGACGCCACCGGCACCGCCCACGCCCGAGCCACCACCACCGCCACCTCCCCCGCCGGAACCGGAACAACCGGTGGAGGACGAGGACGCGGTCAAGCCACCACCCAAACCGGTGGAGAAACCCAAGCCGATCGAAAAACCGAAACCGGTCGAGAAGCCGAAGCCGGTGAAAAAGGCCGAGCCGCCGAAAGCCCCGCCCGCCCCGACCCAAGCGGCCGCTCCCGCTGCGCCGGCCACCCCGAGCGCACCGCCGGCACCTGCCGCCGCGCCCGGTCCGGTCAAGGAATCGGCAGCCGTTTCCGGTCTCGCCAGCCTCGGCAACCCGCCGCCGGAATACCCGTCGCTGGCGCTGCGGCGCAACTGGGAAGGCAGCGTGGTGCTGCGCATTCAGGTGCTGGCCAACGGTCGCGCCGGCTCGGTGACGGTGAGCAAATCCAGCGGCAAACCGCAACTGGATGACGCCGCTGTCGCCGCCGTGAAGAACTGGAAATTCATCCCGGCCAAACGCGGTGACACGCCGATTGACGGCTTCGCCACGCAGACCATCGATTTCAAATTGCCGCAATAACCGAACGCTCAATCAACGCACAACCGAATAACGCAAGCGAGGTATCACCATGAACGATTTGTCTTCGATGATTGTCCCCGGCGTGCTCTGGGGTCTGGTGCTGTTTTCCGTGGTCAGCTGGGCGATTCTGCTGGTCAAGTCGGCGCAGTACTTGCGGCAGAAAACCCAGAACAAACAATTCACTAAAGCCTTCTGGGGTGCGCCGGATCTGCTCACCGCCGCCGAACACGCCAGCCAGTATCCGGGCGCACTGGCGCGCATCGCCAGCAGCGGTTTCGAGGCGCTATTGGTAGAAGACTCGCCGCGCACCACGCAACAACTGGCGCACACCATCAACCGTTCGGATCGCCTGGAACGCAACCTCCGTCAGCAGATCCAGAAAGAACGCCGCTCGCTGGAAAACGGCCAGGCGATCCTCGCCAGTATCGGCAGCACCGCGCCGTTCATTGGTTTGTTCGGCACCGTGTGGGGAATCATGGAAGCGCTGAAAAGCATCGGCGAAACCGGTTCGGCCAGCCTTGAAGCGGTCGCCGGCCCGATCGGTCACGCGCTGATCGCCACGGGTGTGGGTATCGCCGTCGCGGTGCCGGCGGTGCTGATTTACAACTTCTTCCTGCGTCGCCTGAAACTCGCCTCGGCGGACATGGACGACTTCGCCCATGACTTCGACGCCCTTGCCTCGCGCAGCGCGTTTTCTATCAGTCGTCAGGCCATCGCCAGCAAAACCACAGCCGCCGTGCGGGAGGCCAGCTGATGTCGTTCTCTACTCAAGACAGCGATGAAGTGCTCAGCGAAATGAACGTCACGCCGCTGGTCGATGTGATGCTCGTGCTGCTGGTGGTGTTCATCGTCACCGCGCCGCTGATGACCAACGCGATTAAGGTCAACCTGCCGAAAACCGACGCCGTCGCCCCCGCCGAGAAAAAGGATCCGGTGGTGGTCAGCGTCGATCAGGACGGCAAGTTTTATCTGGCCAAGAC
This window encodes:
- a CDS encoding DUF1810 domain-containing protein codes for the protein MRSTDQYDPFNLQRFVQAQDPVFERVQRELDEGRKRSHWMWFVFPQLAGLGGSEMSRRFAIGSAEEARAYLAHELLGARLRTCTQLVLKVRQRSIAEIFGHPDDLKFHSSMTLFAQFDAEDSVFSQALERYFHGILDEWTLQLLDSKQAQLPTDQG
- a CDS encoding sulfite exporter TauE/SafE family protein, which translates into the protein MELANFGLVIAGLVVGFIVGMTGVGGGSLMTPILLWFGINPATAVGTDLLYAAITKSSGVLVHRKNKNIDWAITGWLTLGSVPAVALTLWFLSSLHTAPDAMNAIIKQALGFVLFATALAIFFKKRLLDFAHKRAGGNYNPSGSRLNVMTVITGLILGTMVALTSIGAGALGTVALFILYPLLPTRRLVGTEIAHAVPLTLVAGLGHASMGNMDWGVLGFLLVGSLPGIWLGSHLTGRISDEVLRPCLATMLVLIGYKLAF
- a CDS encoding energy transducer TonB, with product MNDAVKHRTLPGPLREAPIPPPPGRPAFTANTSQPGGLNKHQMVLLVAVSALIHGGAWWFLQQSRTEPLPTPPQIPEMTVELTSPTPPAPPTPEPPPPPPPPPEPEQPVEDEDAVKPPPKPVEKPKPIEKPKPVEKPKPVKKAEPPKAPPAPTQAAAPAAPATPSAPPAPAAAPGPVKESAAVSGLASLGNPPPEYPSLALRRNWEGSVVLRIQVLANGRAGSVTVSKSSGKPQLDDAAVAAVKNWKFIPAKRGDTPIDGFATQTIDFKLPQ
- a CDS encoding aldose epimerase family protein, translating into MLQSRHLLSGLGLSLMIATLSANAAGLTAEHKAFGKTNDGTPVEQYILRNSHGMQATVITYGATLQSLKVADKHGKFDDVVLGFDDVQGYQKGTAYFGATIGRFGNRLADGAFELDGKRYQVPQNDKSNALHGGTLGFDKKVWKAEETKDKDSVGVTLTYLSADSEMGFPGNLTTEVTYRLTDNNELRIDYKASTDKPTVLNLTNHSYFNLAGAGNGDILKQVATLHASHYTPVTAKLIPTGELAPVAGTPMDFSKPTAIGTHIKADHPQLKFAEPKQGGFDFNWALDTKGDLSKVATEVSDPQSGRHLQLFTTEPGVQFYTSNFLDGTVKGKGGKVYPHWGAFTLETQHYPDSPNQPNFPSTRLDPGQTYSHSVVLKFSAK
- a CDS encoding aldo/keto reductase, translated to MRTLELAGVQVPVIGQGTWRMGEDRSAHKREVAALRTGIELGMSLIDSAEMYAEGGAESVVGEAIAGIRDQVFLVSKVYPHNASRKGIPQACERSLRRLDTDYIDLYLLHWRGQYPLEETVEAFERLREEGKIGRWGVSNFDVDDLEELSSSACATNQVLYNLEERGIEFDLLPWCQRQQMPLMAYCPIGQGGAMLAEPVLNQIAARHGVTPAQVSLAWILRQDGVIAIPKAVRPEHVQLNAQAAQLQLEAGDLAALDQAFQAPQRKQRLAMV
- a CDS encoding CBS domain-containing protein, which produces MKTVAQLLKLKDQKNQEVHQIKPDHMVLEALMKMAEKNVGALLVVEDDKVVGIISERDYARKLVLHGRSSVGTPVRDIMVANVITVDTHQTVDTCLGIMSDKRLRHLPVVEDGKLIGLLSIGDLVKEAIAEQAELIKQLEQYIRGE
- a CDS encoding MFS transporter encodes the protein MTDPASADFTRVDRTVRADKLPYAALLAFAMTGFIAILTETLPAGLLPQIGAGLNVSEVLAGQLVTLYALGSIVAAIPLTVATRGWPRRRVLLMTVGGFLVFNTITTFSSHYGLTLASRFLAGMAAGLSWGIMAGYARGIVPVHQQGRALAIAMLGTPVALSLGTPAGTWLGNLIGWRASFGIMSALALVLAAWIVIAVPDRPGQASDERLPLLESLRLPGVRPVLFVVLTWMLGHNILYTYIAPFLMQAGLAERVDLVLLVFGLCSLVGIWIIGMLVDRWLRWLTLISLAVFALTALVLALAVPSAGIIYACMAVWGLSFGGSATLLLTSAADSAGDHVDVVQAMLTTSWNVAIAGGGLFGGVLLDRAGAMSFPWALLILSLIALATVWLNKTHSFKPGRRLH
- a CDS encoding DNA polymerase II, producing the protein MDLPQGFVLTRHWRDTPAGTEVEFWLATDAGPRRVRLPHQPSVAFIPAEQRAVAERLLHDEKNVELRPLALQDFEHRPVLGLYCQQHGQLMRLETALNRVGVDVYEADVRPPERYLMERFITAPVYFSGTADADGVLRNAHLKPAPDYRPKLRLVSLDIETTETGELYSIALEGCGERQVYMLGAPNGDASIVDFDLEYCDSRTVILKKLNDWFAQHDPDAIIGWNVVQFDLRILHEHARRLGVPLKIGRGGEEMQWREHGSRNHYFASAAGRLIIDGIESLRSATWSFPSFSLENVAQTLLGEGKSIDNPYQRMDEINRMFAEDKPALAKYNLKDCELVTRIFAKTELLTFLLERASVTGLPSDRSGGSVAAFTHLYMPLMHRQGFVAPNLGTNPPQASPGGFVMDSQPGLYESVLVLDYKSLYPSIIRTFLIDPVGLIEGLQHPDDADSVPGFRGARFSRTRHCLPSIVSRVAEGRETAKREHNAPLSQALKIIMNAFYGVLGSSGCRFFDTRLASSITLRGHEIMLRTRKLIEEQGHAVIYGDTDSTFVWLRRAHGQEEAAQIGHALVQHVNDWWRAHVREEYGLESALELQFEIHYKRFLMPTIRGAEEGSKKRYAGLVTRADGSDEMVYKGLETVRTDWSPLARQFQQELYERIFQRKPYQEYVRDYVRKTLAGEFDDRLVYRKRLRRTLDDYERNVPPHVRAARLADDYNAQQGRPRQYQNGGWISYVITLAGPEPLEVRRAGIDYDHYISRQLQPVADAILPFVDDDFSTLIGGQLGLF
- a CDS encoding glutathione S-transferase N-terminal domain-containing protein, producing MYQLYGHRNSGAAAIEAALELCQIAYRFIDIEASAEAAEDLATLNPLKQIPTLQLPDGSAITESAAILIHLGLAFPASGLLPSDAADRDQAIRGMVYIVSNCYAAIGVVDYPERWLLMPDEASRQNLMAGARERLHWSWEVFADQFSAELYLDDETPGALDVLAAVVTRWAGSREHLRQTRPGFYAWLQRIDRHPVLAPVFARHWPS